In Eriocheir sinensis breed Jianghai 21 chromosome 59, ASM2467909v1, whole genome shotgun sequence, the genomic stretch agagaaacagagacaaagaaaaggaaaacaggaggaaaaagaaagagagaaacagggacaaagaaaaggaaaacaggaggaaaaagaaagaaagagagagaaacagagacaaagaaaaggaaaacaggaggaaaaagagagagagaaacagagacaaagaaaaggaaaacaggaggaaaaagaaagagagagaaacagagacaaagaaaaggaaaacaggagaggaaaaagaaagaaagagagagaaacagagacaaagaaaaggaaaacaggagaggaaaaagaaagagagaaagaggcaaagaaaaggaaaacaggaggaaaaagaaaaagagagagagaaacagacaaagaaaatgaaaacagaagacggaaaagaaagaaagagaaagaaacagagacaaagaaaaggaaaacaggaggaaaaagagagagagagaaacagagacaaagaaaatgaaaacaggagaggaaaaagaaagaaaaagaagaaaacagagaaaaccagacaaaaaaaaagtgagggaaaatatgagagaaagagggaaagaggaaaaacaagaggaggaaaggagagagaaaagaaagatgaaaaaaatgaataaataagaaagaaagaaagaaaacaagataatgaTGAAACTATGGGctatttttaccttcctttccctcttgaaACTGATCTTCCTCTTGAAACCGATCTTCCTCTTGAGActgattttcttcctcttgagaccggtcttcttcctcttgaaattgatcttcttcctcttgaaaCCGATCTTCCTCTTGAGActgattttcttcctcttgagaccggtcttcttcctcttgaaattgatcttcttcctcttgaaaCTGATCTTCGTCCTCTTGAAActgatcttcttcctcttgaaatcgatcttcttcctcttgaaattgatcttcttcctcttgaaaCCGATCTTCGTCCTCTTGAGATCGATCTTCTTGAGACCGATTTTTTGCCTCGGCCTCTTGAAATCGATCTTCGTCCTCTTGAAACTGATCTTCCTCTTGAGACTGGTCTTTTGCCTCGTGAAtttgatcttcttcctcttgaaaCCGATCTTTTGCCTCTTGAAGTCAATCTTCGTCCTCTTGAAAGTGATCTTTTGTCTCTTGAAACTGATCTTCCTCTTGAGACTGATCTTTTGCCTCTTGATATCGATCTTCGTCCTCTTGAAACTGATCTTTTGCCTCTTGAAACTGACCTTCTTCCTCTTGAGACTGATCTTCGTCCTCTTGAAATCGACCTCCCTCTCGACAGCGACCTCTTGAGTCTGGAAATTGATCTTCTGATTCTTGAAAGCGATCTCCGACCTCTTAAAAGCAATCTCCGTCCTCTTGAAATGGACCTCCTACTTCTTGACAGTGACCTTGACCTGCGACCTCTTGACAACGACCTTCTGCCTCTTGACAATGACCTGCCTCTTGAGATCGAGCGTCTGCCTCTTGAAACTGATCGCTGGCCTCTTGAAACAGATCGCCGGCCTCTTGAAACAGATCGCCGGCCTCTTGAGATGGACCTGACCCTGGCGAGAGGACTCTTAGGACTCTTACCCCTCGAGGTAGACTGCACGGACTGGCTGAGGGACCTTCTGTTCTTGGCAGGGGAAGCGCTCTGCGACATCCTCCCTCTCAGCACCTTCGGACTTTTACTTCTGGGACCGGTAATTTTCGGGTCCAAGGTTGTCGGGGTTTTCAGCAAGGGTGCGCGGAGACCATCCAGGGCTGACTTCCACCGCTGAGGGCTGGGTGACTTGTACTTAGACCCCATGGCTACACTAGGGGGCTGCATATCCGCCATGAGAGGTCTAATGTCTGGGGTGTCGCCGGGGGTAGGTGACGGACTGCTGTCGATGAAGTTCTCAGGGCTGTTGATGCTGGAGCAGGGcgatgaagagatagtgatgtcaCCCGAGGATACGTTGTCCAAATCCATGCTGTCGCCCTCGGGTACTGGCGACGAGGCGGGGGAGATGATGTCGACTAGTCCCGGGCTGGATGGACGGTTCACGTTTATCCGCTTCGCCTTCTTGTCTTTGCTACAACTGCGGGTTTTACGAGTGTGTCTGTGTCCCTTGCTCAGACTTCTGCTGCGACTGTGGGTTTTGTGTCTGTGGTTACTCCCGCTCCTCTCCCTGCTTCTGCTACGGCTGCAGGGTTTCCGATTGGTGGGGTTGAGTTCCTTACTTCTGCTTCGACTGCGGGTTCTGCGAGTTTTGTGTTTGCGATCCTTACTCCTGCTTCTGCTGCGACTGCGAGTTTTCAGTTTGCGCTCCTCGCTCCTACTTCTGCTACAGCTGCGGGTTTTGCAAGTTTTCTGCTTGCGATCCTTACTCCTGCTTCTGCTACGGCTGCGGGTTTTGCGTTTCATGTGTGCGCGTTCCTTACTCCTGTTCCTGCTCCTGCTGCGGGTGGCGTGTCTCTGCTCCTTGTCCCTGCACCTGTGGCGGTGTGCCGAGTCCCTGTGTGTGCCTGTGGTGGGCTCCGACAGATACTTGGCGTTGTCCAGAGCCGAGGTGATGGTCGTGAACCTTGGCAGCCTGTTGAGTGACTGCAGGGAGCCGAGGTAGTGGTCCCAAGACACGGCAGCTGCGACGACACTCtcctggtggatgttcttgcccttCTTGTCCTTGGATTTCGACGTGGCGCCCAACTTCTGCAGGTCATCATCCAAGTGCCAGGAGGGGATGTTGTTCGCCTGTGACACCTCCTTGTTGAACCTCTTGACCTTCtccttgagcagcctggtgaTGGTCTTGCTCTGTGGACATGCTGATTTGCTCCCCACCCTGCTGCTGTCcatgctgaggaggaggctgtcaaaggggaggatgggggtggtgatgaaggtgcagTGGTGTGTGACGGACCTCAGCAGCTTCTCCACCCTCTTGGCCTCCTGCGTGAAGTGTCTCAACGCCTCGGAAGTGTCGTACGGGAAGGGGCACTTGGTCTTCTTGGGGTCTTTGGGGTGCTCGGACGGGGGAGTCATGTCAGCAAAGCTCACACTTAGGAAGACGAGCGCCCTGGACAGCCCCGAGAGGCGCTTCATGGCGGGGCTGTCGGGGGTGAGACTCCTGAGCCCCGGGTGTTCCTGCAGGACAAAGCTGCTCCGCTCGACACAATCCCTCTGCTGCCGAGCCACCATCCGCCCAAGGAGCCTgtcaccgaccaccaccacctggctgaACCTGAGATTGGTGGTGACCCGGATGGCACGCTGCAGCTGCGGGAGGATGTAGCGCTCCACCAGGTCCAGCGTGGGCATGTACCCGTCCTGGAGGAGCTCGTCCGTGAACCTCCGACACGACGCGGCGCTGTTGAACGTGAACGGGACGAGGCTGAGCGACGGGTACAAGGGGCCGTTCACCTTGTCCACGGCGTCCTTGAACTTCTGCAGGATGTGGTGGTCTAGAGTCTCCGCCTTGGCCGCGTGTGGTGTGCCGTGGCCCGTGGCGATGAAGTGCTCCTTAGCCTGTATAGCGTTGTAGTTTCCCATGTCCACGGGCAGCACAGGGAAGAAGAGGACCCTGGAGCCATTCCCAAGGACCTTCTcgaccattttcttcctcctcgtcaggAAGTTCACGAGGTTGAAGTCGAATTTCTTGTTCTTGACGGCACAGACCATCTCCTTCATGCTCAAATCTCCGCAACTCTGGCATTCCTTGGGGACTTGTAACTGGACAAGTGTTTGGTGAAGCCCCGCCAGGCACAGCAATAGGGTACCTtgtgcgtcctcctcctcctcctcctccttcttcttcttcactactACCTCCTTCTCAACCACCTTCAGCAGCTCCGGTAGAGAGAGTTCCGGGTCCACCAGCACCTGATCAACCACCTTCAGATGCTCTTGGATGTCTGGGGTCGCAAGGAGGGACATGCGCGCGTCACCCACAATCACGACTCTTCCGAACCGCTTgagctgggaagggaaggatgatgttagttactgttactactactactactactactactactactactactattactactactacaattctaTCTACTCTTTATAACATTAcacacaatattttccttctatatttaaAATTTtgagaagaatgtgaattttggagtatgaagtctctctctctctctctctctctctctctctctctctctctctctctctctctctctctctctctctctctctctctctctctcattaccttttTAGAAGAGAGCATTTTGGGAGGCTCATCGGCAGGCTTGTCTTCCTCGGTCACCCCTGTCTTCGTATCGCATATagaccctttttcctcctccctcctcttatcattttcctccatctcctcttcttcacggatggaggaaaggaacTCTTCTaaatccttctccttctgctcctcctcctcctcctccttcgtggtcttccgcctcctcttctcggCACTCTCGGTCTTGCAGTCGAGCGTTCTTTTGTTTACTTGCGTTTTCGTTCCGTCTATATTTCCGTCTCCTTTGTTCTTGGTGGTTATCAGTTCTGTTGCCTCTCCGTTCTTTAGCGCATCTTCTTCTTGTGGTTTTGTTccgtttttctccttatttccatcttctttcctggttgcctcttcctctttctcctcttttccctctttcctctttatcaaatcttcttcctcttgtggttttgttttgtctgtgtccttatttccatcttctttcctggttctgtcttcctctttctcctgttttccctcttccctctttatcaaatcttcttcctcttgtggtttTCCTTCACCCATGTCcccatctccatcttctttcctggttgcctcctcctctttctcctgttttccctctttcctctttatcaaatcttcttcctcttgtggtttTCCTTCACCCATGTCCccatctacattttctttcctggttgtctcctcctcttcctcctccgtcttcattTCCTCAGTTTGTTTGGAGtccctttcgtctttcctctccacctctctgtcGCTCAATGACCCGGTTTTCTCCATTTCCAggtcatgtttttcttctttgaccCTCTTCTGTGATGCCTCAAAATTCCTGTCCTCTCCCGCTCTGTCTCCCAATGACCCGGCGTTTTCTGTTTCCAggtcatgtttttcttctttgaccCTCTTCTGAGATGCCTCAAGATCCCTGTCCAGTGCCGCTCTGTCTCCCAATGACCCGGCGTTCTCTGTTTCCAggtcatgtttttcttctttgaccCTCTTCTGTGATGCCTCAAGATCCCTGTCCTGTGCCGCTCTGTCTCCCAATGACCCGGCGTTCTCTGTTTCCAggtcatgtttttcttctttgaccCTCTTCTGTGATGCCTCAAAATCCCCTTCCTTCGTCtcatccttcctctgtccctctctgtCGCCCACTGACCCGACTTTCTCCATTTCCAGGTCACGTTTTTCTTCTTTGACCCTCTTCTGTGATGCCCCAAGATCCCTTTCCTCCGCCTGGGTGACCTGCGGAGGCTTGTCTTCATCGTGCGTGTGTGAACGGTTGTCTTCGCTTCCACTCTCAGGCTTCTCACTTTTGTCCTCTTTCGGTGCGGTGTGAGTGTCTTCCTGTGGTGGTATATCCTGGTTGTCTTCTGgaggggttaagttaggtttgtctTCCCCCTCGGTGCCCCTGTCTTCACTTGCCGATCGTGCGTTTgataattttgatgttttttcctCGGCGTCAAAATTCGTGATTTCGTCTGCCATTACGAGGTTGACGGTACTGGGCGGCGATATTTTTTTACCACCTTCGCCGTTTTCCTCATCCTCGGCGATCCGTTCCACATTACGAGCGTGGATACCTTGACTTCCATCCCTAATATCCACCTCCACGTCCTTACCACCCGCCGTCAAGGGCCTAGTGGGTTCCTCTTTCGCCCCATCCACTTGCTTTCTCCCTCTGGTGCTGCGTCGTAAGGGAAGCACTGGTGGACTGGTCACTTTCTTGGTCTGCTTCCCGCGCCTCGTTCTGGTGGCAATACCCATCTCGTTTTTGGTTGCCTGGTTGTTCGGTGGTTGCAATGCTTCCTCCTGCTTCGTTTCGGTTGTTTCGGTTATGGTTGCGTTCGGTTCGGCCCGTCTGGTTGCTCTGGTTCTCATAGATGGTGTTGGTTTCTTGGGTTTCCTGTTCTCGGTTGCtgtttgtggttgtggttgtgttttCGATCCTCCTAATCCCTTGTTTTGTGTCGTTGATCCTCCTTGTGATTCTCCGAGAGTGGGTTTCAATCCCTTATAGTCCGGGTCAATGCTGTCTCTTGCAATGTCGGTTAGGCTTGAGTCTACGTTCTCGGGTTTCAATTCCGTGTTACCGAGCTCTATACTATTTGATCCTAAGACCTTTTCCTGTACGGCAATTTCAGTGGGTTCCAATTTCATGACTGTATCTGTATGTCTCCGTAAAGCCTTGCCATCTACATCAACTTCAACCTTACTATCTacactcttttcttttgtttctatcCCAGATttcacttcgttttctttcttcccgttttcctgtttcctgatctccgttttctttgtgtCTCTGCCTTCGTTTtcactcccattctctccttctttacgaGCTTCACTTGGAGGTACAGAGCCATCCATTAAGACATCTTGGTTCTCTCTATCTTTGGTGTTGTCGGAAGGATCTCGGTTTTCGCTTCCAGTCTTTTCAATAGCTTCACTTACGGTTAGATTTCCAGCCTCTATGCCTTGCTGGTTCGTCTTGGGAAGGCTCTCGTTGAAGGTTGAAGTCAATTTTGGTTCAACTTCATATGGGGTTAGATTTGCAGCCTCTACTCCTTGCTGGTTGGTCTGGGAAAGGTTGTGGTTATCAGTTAAAGTCAATTTTGGTTTATCTTCACTTGGGGTCAAATTTGCAGCCTCTATGCCTTGTTGGTTGGTCTGGGAAGGGCTCTGGTTTTCGGTTAAAGTCAATTTTGGTTTATCTTCACTTGGGGTCAAATTTGCAGCCTCTACGCCTTGCTGGTTGGTCTGGGAAAGGTTGTGGTTTTCGGTTAAAGTCAATTTTGGTTTATCTTCACTTGGGGTCAAATTTGCAGCCTCTATGCCATTCTGGTTGGTCTGGGAGAGGTGCTGGTTTACGGTTGAAGTCTTTTTTGGTTTATCTTCACTTGGGGTCAAATTTGCAGCCTCTACGCCATTCTGGTTGGTCTGGGAGAGGTGCTGGTTTACGGTTGAAGTCTTTTTTGGTTTATCTTCACTTGGGGTTAGATTTGCAGCCTCTATGCCTTTCTGGTTGGTCTGGGGAAGGCTCTGGTTGAAGGTTCCGATCATTCTTTGTTTATCTTCACTTGGGGCCAAATTTGCAGCCTCTATGCCTTGCTGGTTGGTCTGGGGAAGGCTCGTTTTTTTAAAAAAGTCAATTTTGGTTTATCTTCACTTGGGGCCAAATTTGCAGCCTCTATGCCTTGCTGGTTGGTCTGGGGAAGGCTCGGGTTGAAAGTTCCGATCACTCTTTGTTTACCTTCACTTGGGGTCAAACTTGCAGCCTCTCCTTTCTGGTTTACTCTCTCTCTGACACCGTTCCTTTTGGTCTCATCTGGTGCAGTCTTgctctctcggtctcggtctggTTTCCTGCCGGACTCCTCACCCGCGTCTCTCTCCTGTCTGGGAGTTGGTGCGGATGACGATGGTTTTTTTTGGAAGCTTGACGTTGATGGTGCCTCTCTTCTCGGTGTGGATGAGGACGCGGATGATGATAGTTTAGCTCTGTTGCTTGATGAAGACGCTGATTTCTGGGCGGATGACGAGGCCCCCTTTctcgatgatgatgaggataacGATCCCTttctggaggaggacgagggtggATCCTTCCGGGGGGTTTtcgatctcctcctccttgacttctCCGAACTATACGTCCTCCTCGGAGACCTCACGTTGCGTCTACTCCTGTCGTTCCCTTCGTCGTCTTTCCTCGAGCGTGTATTCGAACTCCTACCGTCCCTATACCTCGAACTTGTCCTTGATGGCTTAGAGTAACTCCCCTTATCCCTCGAATCCTTGGGGTCATCTCTACTTCTTCTTGACCTCTCCCGCGACCTGCTACGGTGACCTCGTTTCGACCGTGATGAGACCGTGTTTGACCGTCCTTGGCGAGGATGGTGGTGCTGAGTGGAGGGTCGTTCAGCCTtgtctccacctcttccacttccaccatcctcctcctccgcctcctcctcctcgtcaaatGCATCGTCAACAACCTCAAAGTCGTCGAAGTTGATGTAGTCCGAGTCGTCGCCGCCGTCGCCTGCCTCATCATCTGAAACACAAgtctgggtgagtgagtgagagagagacagggtgAGTAaaggagagtgtgagtgagtgtgtgtgtgtgtgtgtgtgtgtgtgagtgagggagacagggagagtgagtgaatgtgagagggagagacagggaaagagagtgtgagtgagtaagtgtgggTGAGTTTGTGAATGTCTGAATGAGTGACTGAGCGAGTGAACGGCTGAGTGAATAAGTTGACATATAAGCGACACAGTGAGTaattggagagaagaaaggaaggagagaaagaagattaaagagaaaggaagaagggagaaaggggagtagaagagaggaaagggagatggtaaaaagaagaaggagggaagggagagaaggaggaagaagggagtgcgTAGatgtaaataaagatagataagaaAGCGCTTGGCATATACTAGTCTCTTAGGAGGAGAAAAATCAAGTCTTTCGTTACGTATAAAACAAAATTAAGACAACGTAAACTCCTAAATCTCGCTGACCTAAAAAATTAAGCTAAAActagatgaaataaaataaataaataaataaacaaatgaaataaacaTCACCTTATCAATAATTCCTGGTTCCCCTACAATCCACGCCTTTGTTGACATGCTAGAGATTAATTAGCATTCACAGAGCCacaaaacctcaccttctcttcttatttctcagtgctgtgtgtgtgtgtgtgtgtgtgtgtgtgtgtgtgtgtgtgtgtacttactcAGGGGGGGCGACACAGTTAGCGGGTGTGGACTGTCTACCACGCCTGCAGGCTGTCCCACAcccgccttcccttcttccacatgTGCAGGCTCCTCTTCCACACCTGCCTCTGTCTCCTGGTCCACATGCGCTGGTTCCACACCCGCCATGGCTTGTTCCTCCTCCACACCCGTTTTCGCTCCACTTTCCTCCGCGCCCGCTGCCTCGTCTCCCTTTGTTTCCTCCACACCTggtactctttcctcccttcttccgtt encodes the following:
- the LOC126985183 gene encoding uncharacterized protein LOC126985183, coding for MEGRDVDGGAAGMDDEAKTTTIPDVMSKGVMENAADGNDAEIREVVSVEATAVNSKASHDVKKDGVEEEADKKKMEEVENVESVKTGDVEETEIGKREKAADVEKENGEKKEKVADVEETNGRREERVPGVEETKGDEAAGAEESGAKTGVEEEQAMAGVEPAHVDQETEAGVEEEPAHVEEGKAGVGQPAGVVDSPHPLTVSPPLNDEAGDGGDDSDYINFDDFEVVDDAFDEEEEAEEEDGGSGRGGDKAERPSTQHHHPRQGRSNTVSSRSKRGHRSRSRERSRRSRDDPKDSRDKGSYSKPSRTSSRYRDGRSSNTRSRKDDEGNDRSRRNVRSPRRTYSSEKSRRRRSKTPRKDPPSSSSRKGSLSSSSSRKGASSSAQKSASSSSNRAKLSSSASSSTPRREAPSTSSFQKKPSSSAPTPRQERDAGEESGRKPDRDRESKTAPDETKRNGVRERVNQKGEAASLTPSEGKQRVIGTFNPSLPQTNQQGIEAANLTPSEDKPKKTSTVNQHLSQTNQNGVEAANLTPSEDKPKKTSTVNQHLSQTNQNGIEAANLTPSEDKPKLTLTENHNLSQTNQQGVEAANLTPSEDKPKLTLTENQSPSQTNQQGIEAANLTPSEDKPKLTLTDNHNLSQTNQQGVEAANLTPYEVEPKLTSTFNESLPKTNQQGIEAGNLTVSEAIEKTGSENRDPSDNTKDRENQDVLMDGSVPPSEARKEGENGSENEGRDTKKTEIRKQENGKKENEVKSGIETKEKSVDSKVEVDVDGKALRRHTDTVMKLEPTEIAVQEKVLGSNSIELGNTELKPENVDSSLTDIARDSIDPDYKGLKPTLGESQGGSTTQNKGLGGSKTQPQPQTATENRKPKKPTPSMRTRATRRAEPNATITETTETKQEEALQPPNNQATKNEMGIATRTRRGKQTKKVTSPPVLPLRRSTRGRKQVDGAKEEPTRPLTAGGKDVEVDIRDGSQGIHARNVERIAEDEENGEGGKKISPPSTVNLVMADEITNFDAEEKTSKLSNARSASEDRGTEGEDKPNLTPPEDNQDIPPQEDTHTAPKEDKSEKPESGSEDNRSHTHDEDKPPQVTQAEERDLGASQKRVKEEKRDLEMEKVGSVGDREGQRKDETKEGDFEASQKRVKEEKHDLETENAGSLGDRAAQDRDLEASQKRVKEEKHDLETENAGSLGDRAALDRDLEASQKRVKEEKHDLETENAGSLGDRAGEDRNFEASQKRVKEEKHDLEMEKTGSLSDREVERKDERDSKQTEEMKTEEEEEETTRKENVDGDMGEGKPQEEEDLIKRKEGKQEKEEEATRKEDGDGDMGEGKPQEEEDLIKREEGKQEKEEDRTRKEDGNKDTDKTKPQEEEDLIKRKEGKEEKEEEATRKEDGNKEKNGTKPQEEDALKNGEATELITTKNKGDGNIDGTKTQVNKRTLDCKTESAEKRRRKTTKEEEEEEQKEKDLEEFLSSIREEEEMEENDKRREEEKGSICDTKTGVTEEDKPADEPPKMLSSKKLKRFGRVVIVGDARMSLLATPDIQEHLKVVDQVLVDPELSLPELLKVVEKEVVVKKKKEEEEEEDAQGTLLLCLAGLHQTLVQLQVPKECQSCGDLSMKEMVCAVKNKKFDFNLVNFLTRRKKMVEKVLGNGSRVLFFPVLPVDMGNYNAIQAKEHFIATGHGTPHAAKAETLDHHILQKFKDAVDKVNGPLYPSLSLVPFTFNSAASCRRFTDELLQDGYMPTLDLVERYILPQLQRAIRVTTNLRFSQVVVVGDRLLGRMVARQQRDCVERSSFVLQEHPGLRSLTPDSPAMKRLSGLSRALVFLSVSFADMTPPSEHPKDPKKTKCPFPYDTSEALRHFTQEAKRVEKLLRSVTHHCTFITTPILPFDSLLLSMDSSRVGSKSACPQSKTITRLLKEKVKRFNKEVSQANNIPSWHLDDDLQKLGATSKSKDKKGKNIHQESVVAAAVSWDHYLGSLQSLNRLPRFTTITSALDNAKYLSEPTTGTHRDSAHRHRCRDKEQRHATRSRSRNRSKERAHMKRKTRSRSRSRSKDRKQKTCKTRSCSRSRSEERKLKTRSRSRSRSKDRKHKTRRTRSRSRSKELNPTNRKPCSRSRSRERSGSNHRHKTHSRSRSLSKGHRHTRKTRSCSKDKKAKRINVNRPSSPGLVDIISPASSPVPEGDSMDLDNVSSGDITISSSPCSSINSPENFIDSSPSPTPGDTPDIRPLMADMQPPSVAMGSKYKSPSPQRWKSALDGLRAPLLKTPTTLDPKITGPRSKSPKVLRGRMSQSASPAKNRRSLSQSVQSTSRGKSPKSPLARVRSISRGRRSVSRGRRSVSRGQRSVSRGRRSISRGRSLSRGRRSLSRGRRSRSLSRSRRSISRGRRLLLRGRRSLSRIRRSISRLKRSLSRGRSISRGRRSVSRGRRSVSRGKRSVSRGRRSISRGKRSVSRGRSVSRDKRSLSRGRRLTSRGKRSVSRGRRSNSRGKRPVSRGRSVSRGRRSISRGRGKKSVSRRSISRGRRSVSRGRRSISRGRRSISRGRRSVSRGRRSVSRGRRSISRGRRPVSRGRKSVSRGRSVSRGRRSISRGRRPVSRGRKSVSRGRSVSRGRSVSRGKGRSRGQQDSERNTLVQDALITLREVHDKECEMYRTNSSLHPLIGFEYERFCEKKTGNILALGGDPSQYDVTDEWRIFWTKRLEELLEQSWAVKMKQCLEVLSSGKKSRRSSSSSSSSSYSSDSSRSDTQARKKRKRRKRKRKREERTQKYLGSHFAKKQKWESPVIDYPVTMLPDMTKLSQEVEYKESHMPSLLGSANRDGQRRTPLDNLTQPPVRQPGPPSLVEAMRGGLGQNIAKMQDVEGKWYLPSAPGVSDHHKKDMSKWYCLSMQGPSESMEEVQSRGEEEEDSGQAPGSWRQTLSGAQHTTEHSRNFIPMDELLHDEMDVMEEVGEELDEETIPLPSRPVRDLWMAISGRQALGDDPQCEGRSDQHQARDGQAQQSGPTRPGQRGDAFSHGAGKEMQGATYSTSNSGNKQGIAEMFRSFAAAEHSTTTITATTTSATRGESSTTALGKAAKVDVDVVNVLEVLTHLGDKLGTLFPSLKLLHQRAVELQDSGVDPIVVVSDMDNKFLLEMIREKLRRILQDGHLSVIKKAIVEEAEQRLSFLLARQTQQTILGDISLSHLARRCLDMDAPATVAYIREVLRYHGQPNPSQDQLMKAYMAVKAEQLKIVRDQQDDFATSANDPKPPQHTNLGGGSAGLSRATAFTEETKSSPHARFSGDTQAPVSDPLKRPGYLHFLRSRDSVGPPPPPALTMDPKRPAYANYVMSGGSVQSPEAPGQPSHALFASVEGSVLPSPTPTVPKGPNQASHALLAGAVSSAGQSLPPVVIDALKVLSDMNVLAPGSTVLPSPAPGISDPPKLHPRSQLRGAAGGMGPSLSGASKQPPQVQISRGATSQPPRPLHGLLPTPKAHWYDAVMPRGPEHENSGRWGRWNTDQTKTGSPSTSHFTSTHSAATTRGGEVTYRQRSPKRVAKKPKPICITLPKNQPQKNFVGVINPLGDDTEEEYECEPQVSGHGRKGFDNGLKCVFEGIKMWVLGRTGSPSRLDSNQPPSPFPSVSPPSATPEPPQPVRIKKTTMADSNTGKETNNLDPQPSTSRSRSNSSSSSSSSSSSSSSSDKGSVKSSSSSNSVQSRSSVKSSSSSSNSSSSSRNSSNDGEINGSAEGPSAADSEGPSVADSKVPSMASAEVPYVTNAEAPSVCYSDVSSASDSEAPSVADSKVPSVADSKAPSMASAEVPYVTNAEAPSVCYYDVSSASDSEAPSVADSKVPSATNTEVTSASNSEVPSEDDSDVPSVADSKIPSTNNAEVTSASDSEVPSVADSKVPSATNAEVSSASDSDVSSEADSEVPSVADSKAPSVADSKVPSATSADVHSVSDSDVSSASDSEAPSVADSKVPSATKAEIPSVSHSEVPSEADSKVPSATRADVLSTSDSDVSSVADSDVPSVADSKLPSATNAEVPSANDEGEFSVRKIIDIRWVKDECGREESRFRVRWENYSASDDTWEPLENLEGLIALKEFMDYYKKKRLRRARRLKRLGRRASEADIRHVNVLSKHIDKISQKSVKRTQQGQNLYRVTWHDDAGETWEPEAYLAHASDKVEEYAHKQRIKRKKSSAKVYESEAVAAKEENPDHVRRQEERKFFERVQKGELALEGDLYTRVKSRHASSASAKSQSDTPSPATKTQTKRTPAKGARPTPVKGARPRGRPKRKKPPSDSSDNTEMADRERSASPVAGTSRQADDEVHRQEQGQPEQEEVVVGRIIAGLPEYDPEESKEIFKRMEERVVILSKEEFVDAVRQDDYQLILASMRSGSTPDMDTMTQLYLHAVRSGMTDMALLLARQVPDLTTQNTWGENALTMAAMMGDIRLAYGLLAMCFPLNARNSENQTAYEISNLYMHRSFQRFCESFSVAHNIPLE